In Sphingobacterium sp. R2, the genomic stretch CTTTTGCTGCAATTCCTCCACGATGCTTTGCACATCACGCCCCCTGACATTGAAGCCCATGATAATACGGCGCCGCGCATTTTCCCGCTGGATTTGGTTAGGACCCTCCACTTCATCAATATGTGCAATCTGGCTAAGTGGAATCTGTAACCCTTTGGCGGTCGTTACTTGTAGATTCCTGACATCTTCAATATTACGGCGACCTTCATTACCTACGCGCACAACAAGATCGAAGCTTTTTTCACCTTCATAGATCTTGCCTGCGGAAGCTCCTGCAAAAGCCGAATTAACAGTGCGATTGATGGAAGCGATATCGAGACCATATTTTGCTATCTCATCCCGGTTGTAGTCTATGACAATCTGGGGCATTCCCGTGACTGATTCGATGTACCAGTCTGCAGTTCCTTTTACTGTCTTTGCAATATCGCCCAATTGCTGCGCATAGTTTGCCAATTTATCGAGGTCTTCTCCATAAATCTTGCACACGACATCTTGTTTTGCGCCCGTCATTAATTCATTAAAACGCATTTGTACAGGAAATTGAAAGCCTGTCGTTATCCCGGGCATAACTTCCTGTGCTGTTGAAGACATTTTACCTGCTAACTCCACAAATGATTTAGCATTTTTCCATTCCGACTTTGGTTTTAAGACAATGATCATATCACCACCTTCAATAGGCATTGGATCTGTTGGTATTTCTGCGCTTCCGATCCGCGACACAATTTTTTCAACTTCAGGATAACGATTTTTTAAGGCTTCCGAAACCCGATCCATTGCATTTATAGTTGTCGAGAGATTGGTACCAACGAGCAGCCTTGTCTCTACAGCAAAGTCACCTTCCTCCAATTGAGGTATAAATTCACCCCCCATTTTTGAAAATACAACGATTGAAATAGCGAAAAGTGCAATTGTGATGGCAACGAGTATTTTACGGATAGCAAGTGCACCAGTGAGTGCATTTTGATAAACCCGTTCGAGACGGGTCATAATCCTATCCGAAATATTGGGTTTATGATTGAGCTTCTTGCTCACCACCAGTGAGCTTATCATTGGTACATAGGTCAAAGATAGAATGAAAGCGCCTAAAATAGCGAATGCTACCGTTTGAGCCATCGGTTTAAACATTTTCCCTTCGATTCCAGTAAGCGAAAGAATAGGCAAGTAGACAATCAAGATGATAATTTGTCCAAAAACTGCGGCATTCATCATTCTGGAGGCTGAAGAAGTCACTTCCCGGTCCATTTCCTGTTGGGATAAACTATCGATGCCCTTATATTTTTTTGAAAAATGAATATGGTGTAGGATGGCTTCAACAATGATAACAGCACCATCGACAATTAAACCAAAGTCCAGTGCTCCTAAGCTCATTAGGTTGCCGCTGACGCCAAATGTGTTCATCATGCTGATGGCAAAGAGTAGGGATAGCGGGATGACCGAAGCAACAATTAAACCTGCCCTCAGGTTGCCTAAGAACAGCACAAGAACCAGTATGACAATGAGAGCTCCTTCCAAGAGATTGTGTTCTACCGTTCCAATGGCGTTGTTTACCATTTTCGTGCGGTCGAGGAAGGGTTCGATAAGAACTCCTTTAGGGAGTGTTTTCTGAATTTGATCGACTTTATCTTTGACGATTTTGATCACATCCGAAGAGTTTCCACCTTTGAGCATCATGACAATACCACCGCATACCTCGCCTTGTCCTGCCATTGTTAGTGCGCCATAACGGATAGCTGAGCCCAACCTGACTTCGGCGACGTGATGGATGAGGATCGGTACGCCACCATTATCTTTGACCACAATTTTATTGATGTCGGTTATGGATTTTGTCAAGCCAACACTTCGGATATATAATACTGCGGGGCCTTTTTCGATATAGGCTCCGCCTGTATTCTGGTTGTTGTTTTCGAGTGCCGTAAAGACGTCGCTTATGCTGATATTCAAGGCTTTCAGTTTGGATGGGTTTACAGCAACCTCATATTGTTTGAGTTCTCCACCAAATGTAGCAACATCTGCAACTCCGGGAGTTCCGAGAAGTTGACGGCGCACAGTCCAGTCCTGAATGGTGCGCAAGTCTGCCAGCGAATAGGTCTGTTCATAACCTTTTTGAGGTTTGAGGACATATTGGTAGATTTCACCAAGTCCTGTAGTGACGGGAGCAAGTGTAGGAGCACTTGCATTTTCGTTTATTTCAATTTGTGCGAGACGCTCTGTGACTTGCTGTCTCGCCCAGTAGATATCGGTGCCATCTTCAAATACGATGGTTATTAAAGATAGACCGAACCGCGACATACTTCGACTTTCCTTGATTTCGGGAACATTGCTGACAGCCAATTCCACGGGAAAGGTGATAAGTCGCTCAACGTCTTCGGCACCAAGAGAGGGCGCGGTCGTGATAACTTGAACTTGATTGTTCGTAATATCTGGTACGGCATCGATAGGCAACTTGGTCAATTGGTAGATGCCATAGCCGACCCATACCAATATAAAAAGACCAATCGCCAGTTTGTTTCGAACTGAGAATTGTATTATTCTATTAAGCATTTTAGTAAAATCTAAATTATAAGAAATCGTGCAAACCTCATTTTGGGACAAAAAAAGACCTGCAACTTGAAAAATCAGGTTGTTTTAACATGCTGATTTAATATAAATTAGACTTGAGGCGGGCGGAATAATGCGGAAATATAGGATCTGGAATAATTATTCGGTTTAGGCAAACCAAAAGCACTATCCACTGCGACTTGATGCGGCCTAACATAATGAATCTTATGGTTGGACACAAAGACAAATGAAAATGCTGTTAGATCATATTTTTTGAAGGGCAGTTTCATGTCTTCCTGCTCATCGTTGTCAGGAAGATCCTGGCCCCAATAATGCATGGAAAGAAATTCCATAAAGGTTATGGGCGGACCTATCTCATTATGGATTGTAAAATGCTGATACAGCTTGGGCAGTTTCGCCAGCTGGGACAGCATCGTTGATTCTCCAATGACCAAAAATAGAAATATGTAAAGAAAAAATCTTTTCACCGCTGTAAAAATACAGTTGTTCAATCAATTTCGCAACAAAACTATCACTTATTGTGCAGATCGATCGGGGAAGGGGAGCGTTCTTTGAAACGATGTCATAGTGAGCCGAT encodes the following:
- a CDS encoding CusA/CzcA family heavy metal efflux RND transporter yields the protein MLNRIIQFSVRNKLAIGLFILVWVGYGIYQLTKLPIDAVPDITNNQVQVITTAPSLGAEDVERLITFPVELAVSNVPEIKESRSMSRFGLSLITIVFEDGTDIYWARQQVTERLAQIEINENASAPTLAPVTTGLGEIYQYVLKPQKGYEQTYSLADLRTIQDWTVRRQLLGTPGVADVATFGGELKQYEVAVNPSKLKALNISISDVFTALENNNQNTGGAYIEKGPAVLYIRSVGLTKSITDINKIVVKDNGGVPILIHHVAEVRLGSAIRYGALTMAGQGEVCGGIVMMLKGGNSSDVIKIVKDKVDQIQKTLPKGVLIEPFLDRTKMVNNAIGTVEHNLLEGALIVILVLVLFLGNLRAGLIVASVIPLSLLFAISMMNTFGVSGNLMSLGALDFGLIVDGAVIIVEAILHHIHFSKKYKGIDSLSQQEMDREVTSSASRMMNAAVFGQIIILIVYLPILSLTGIEGKMFKPMAQTVAFAILGAFILSLTYVPMISSLVVSKKLNHKPNISDRIMTRLERVYQNALTGALAIRKILVAITIALFAISIVVFSKMGGEFIPQLEEGDFAVETRLLVGTNLSTTINAMDRVSEALKNRYPEVEKIVSRIGSAEIPTDPMPIEGGDMIIVLKPKSEWKNAKSFVELAGKMSSTAQEVMPGITTGFQFPVQMRFNELMTGAKQDVVCKIYGEDLDKLANYAQQLGDIAKTVKGTADWYIESVTGMPQIVIDYNRDEIAKYGLDIASINRTVNSAFAGASAGKIYEGEKSFDLVVRVGNEGRRNIEDVRNLQVTTAKGLQIPLSQIAHIDEVEGPNQIQRENARRRIIMGFNVRGRDVQSIVEELQQKVAAQLKMDTGYTLTYGGTFENLQQAKARLSIAVPIALLLIFGMLYFAFSSLKDGALIYTAIPLSAIGGVFALALRGMPFSISAGIGFIALFGVAVLNGIVLISEFNRIKKEGIITDMQELIMVGTRNRLRPVLMTAAVASLGFLPMALSNGAGAEVQRPLATVVIGGLISATFLTLFVLPALYLLFNKSDKAFSKPNSAVTKIVLLVLLSCSFFQDAQISAQTINSTQHISLAQAIQRAEHNSPRIQQLRINEQAKEKLAKTGFDPSKLAISGDYGHVNSAYTDNRIGISQTVSFPAVYKKQTAVLQNELSLARESTKFNLLEIRTAVKSLYFDYLAMGKRKELLLRADSLYRIFEAKTSKRFEVGAANILEQTAAQTQRQEINNQLKLLQKDMNITLNRFNFLLQDSIRFIPASDTIKYKEVMSIHPDLSSQAEALPAYKIAQLQTQTAHAQWQLERSKLLPEITIGYNSQTLQGVQTFHGQEVLYRSSDRLSYFSAGISVPLFFGAQSNRINAAKLAWKGQLKELEYVKSELKTESNNAIEQVEKFKEVLKYYEDRGLKHADTIFVTADKQFVNGEIDYLQWVILVNQAIGIQSEYINTLNSYNQAAIQLSKLYNE